In the genome of Piliocolobus tephrosceles isolate RC106 chromosome 20, ASM277652v3, whole genome shotgun sequence, one region contains:
- the TSHZ2 gene encoding teashirt homolog 2 isoform X2 — MPRRKQQAPKRAAGYAQEEQLKEEEEIKEEEEEEDSSSAAQLQGGNDTGTDEELETGPEQKGCFSYQNSPGSHLSNQDAENESLLSDASDQVSDIKSVCGRDASDKKANTHVKLPNEAHNCMDKMTAVYANILSDSYWSGLGLGFKLSSSERRNCDTRNGSNKSDFDWHQDALSKSLQQNLPSRSVSKPSLFSSVQLYRQSSKMCGTVFTGASRFRCRQCSAAYDTLVELTVHMNETGHYQDDNRKKDKLRPTSYSKPRKRAFQDMDKEDAQKVLKCMFCGDSFDSLQDLSVHMIKTKHYQKVPLKEPVPTISSKMVTPAKKRVFDVNRPCSPDSTTGSFADSFSQKNTNLQLSSNNRYGYQNGASYTWQFEACKSQILKCMECGSSHDTLQQLTTHMMVTGHFLKVTSSASKKGKQLVLDPLAVEKMQSLSEAPNSDSLAPKPSSNSVSDCTASTTELKKESKKERPEETSKDEKVVKSEDYDDPLQKPLDPTIKYQYLREEDLEDGSKGGGDILKSLENTVTTAINKAQNGAPSWSAYPSIHAAYQLSEGAKPPLPMGSQVLQIRPNLTNKLRPIAPKWKMMPLVSVPTHLAPYTQIKKESEDKDEAVKECGKESPHEEASSFSHSEGDSFRKSETPPEAKKTELGSLKEEDKLMKEGSEKEKPQPLEPTSALSNGCVLANHAPALPCINPLSALQSVLNNHLGKATEPLRSPSCSSPSSSTISMFHKSNLSVMDKPVLSPTSTRPASVSRRYLFENSDQPIDLTKSKSKKAESSQAQSCMSPPQKHALSDIADMVKVLPKATTPKPASSSRIPPMKLEMDVRRFEDVSSEVSTLHKRKGRQSNWNPQHLLILQAQFASSLFQTSEGKYLLSDLGPQERMQISKFTGLSMTTISHWLANVKYQLRKTGGTKFLKNMDKGHPIFYCSDCASQFRTPSTYISHLESHLGFQMKDMTRLSVDQQSKVEQEISRVSSAQRSPETIAVEEDTDSKFK; from the coding sequence GCTACGCCCAGGAGGAACAgctgaaagaagaggaggaaataaaagaagaagaggaagaggaggacagCAGTTCAGCAGCTCAACTGCAGGGTGGCAATGACACAGGGACGGACGAGGAGCTAGAAACGGGCCCAGAGCAAAAAGGCTGCTTCAGTTACCAGAACTCTCCGGGAAGTCATTTGTCCAATCAGGATGCCGAGAATGAGTCTCTGCTGAGCGACGCCAGTGATCAGGTGTCGGACATCAAGAGTGTCTGCGGCCGAGATGCCTCGGACAAGAAAGCAAATACTCACGTCAAGCTTCCAAACGAAGCACACAACTGCATGGATAAAATGACTGCTGTCTACGCCAACATCCTGTCGGATTCCTACTGGTCAGGCCTGGGCCTGGGCTTCAAGCTGTCCAGTAGTGAGAGGCGGAACTGTGACACCCGAAACGGCAGCAACAAGAGTGATTTTGACTGGCACCAAGACGCTCTGTCCAAAAGCCTGCAGCAGAACTTGCCTTCTAGGTCCGTCTCGAAACCCAGCCTGTTCAGCTCGGTGCAGTTGTACCGGCAGAGCAGCAAGATGTGCGGGACTGTGTTCACAGGGGCCAGCAGATTCCGGTGCCGACAGTGCAGCGCGGCCTATGACACCCTAGTCGAGTTGACTGTGCACATGAATGAAACGGGCCACTATCAAGATGACAACCGCAAAAAGGACAAGCTCAGACCCACAAGCTATTCAAAGCCCCGGAAAAGGGCTTTCCAGGATATGGACAAGGAGGATGCTCAAAAGGTTCTGAAATGTATGTTTTGTGGCGACTCCTTCGATTCCCTCCAAGATTTGAGCGTCCacatgattaaaacaaaacattaccaAAAAGTGCCTTTGAAGGAGCCAGTCCCAACCATTTCCTCGAAAATGGTCACCCCGGCGAAAAAACGCGTTTTTGATGTCAATCGGCCGTGTTCCCCCGATTCAACCACAGGATCTTTTGCAGATTCTTTTTCTCAGAAGAACACCAACTTGCAGTTGTCCTCCAACAACCGCTATGGCTACCAAAATGGAGCCAGCTACACCTGGCAGTTTGAGGCCTGCAAGTCCCAGATCTTAAAGTGCATGGAGTGTGGGAGCTCCCATGACACCTTGCAGCAGCTCACCACCCACATGATGGTCACAGGTCACTTTCTCAAGGTCACCAGCTCTGCCTCCAAGAAAGGGAAGCAGCTGGTATTAGACCCGCTAGCAGTGGAGAAAATGCAGTCGTTGTCCGAGGCCCCAAACAGTGATTCTCTGGCTCCCAAGCCATCCAGTAACTCAGTATCAGATTGTACAGCCTCTACAACTGAGCTAAAGAAAGAGAGTAAAAAAGAAAGGCCAGAGGAAACCAGCAAGGATGAGAAAGTCGTGAAAAGCGAGGACTATGATGATCCTCTACAAAAACCTTTAGACCCTACAATCAAATATCAATACCTGAGGGAGGAGGACTTGGAAGATGGCTCAAAGGGTGGAGGTGACATTTTGAAATCTTTGGAAAATACTGTCACCACAGCCATCAACAAAGCCCAAAACGGGGCCCCCAGCTGGAGTGCCTACCCCAGCATCCACGCAGCCTACCAGCTGTCTGAGGGCGCCAAGCCGCCTTTGCCTATGGGATCCCAGGTACTGCAGATCCGGCCTAATCTCACCAACAAGCTGAGGCCCATTGCACCAAAGTGGAAAATGATGCCACTCGTTTCTGTGCCCACACACCTGGCCCCTTACACTCAAATCAAGAAGGAGTCAGAAGACAAAGATGAAGCCGTGAAGGAGTGTGGGAAAGAAAGTCCCCATGAAGAGGCCTCATCTTTCAGCCACAGTGAGGGCGATTCTTTCCGCAAAAGCGAAACGCCTCCAGAAGCCAAAAAGACTGAGCTGGGTTCCCTGAAGGAGGAGGACAAGCTGATGAAAGAGGGCAGCGAGAAGGAGAAACCCCAGCCCCTGGAGCCTACGTCTGCTCTGAGCAACGGGTGCGTCCTCGCCAACCACGCCCCGGCCCTGCCATGCATCAACCCACTCAGCGCCCTGCAGTCCGTCCTGAACAATCACCTGGGCAAAGCCACGGAGCCCTTGCGCTCACCTTCCTGCTCCAGCCCAAGTTCAAGCACAATTTCCATGTTCCACAAGTCGAATCTCAGTGTCATGGACAAGCCGGTCTTGAGTCCCACCTCCACAAGGCCAGCCAGCGTGTCCAGGCGCTACCTGTTTGAGAACAGCGATCAGCCCATCGACCTGACCAAGTCCAAAAGCAAGAAAGCTGAGTCCTCGCAAGCACAATCCTGTATGTCCCCACCTCAGAAGCACGCTCTGTCTGACATCGCTGACATGGTGAAAGTCCTCCCCAAAGCCACCACCCCAAAGCCAGCCTCCTCTTCCAGGATCCCTCCCATGAAGCTGGAAATGGATGTCAGACGCTTTGAGGATGTCTCCAGTGAAGTCTCAACTTTGCATAAAAGAAAAGGCCGGCAGTCCAACTGGAATCCTCAGCATCTTCTGATTCTACAAGCCCAGTTTGCCTCAAGCCTCTTCCAGACATCAGAGGGCAAATACCTGCTGTCTGATCTGGGCCCACAAGAGCGTATGCAAATCTCGAAGTTTACGGGACTCTCAATGACCACTATCAGTCACTGGCTGGCCAACGTCAAGTACCAGCTTAGGAAAACGGGCGGGACAAAATTTCTAAAAAACATGGACAAAGGCCACCCCATCTTTTATTGCAGTGACTGTGCCTCCCAGTTCAGAACCCCTTCTACCTACATCAGTCACTTAGAATCTCACCTGGGTTTCCAAATGAAGGACATGACTCGCTTGTCAGTAGACCAGCAAAGCAAGGTGGAGCAAGAGATCTCCCGGGTATCGTCGGCTCAGAGGTCTCCGGAAACAATAGCTGTCGAAGAGGACACAGACTCTAAATTCAAGT
- the TSHZ2 gene encoding teashirt homolog 2 isoform X1 yields the protein MPRRKQQAPKRAAGYAQEEQLKEEEEIKEEEEEEDSSSAAQLQGGNDTGTDEELETGPEQKGCFSYQNSPGSHLSNQDAENESLLSDASDQVSDIKSVCGRDASDKKANTHVKLPNEAHNCMDKMTAVYANILSDSYWSGLGLGFKLSSSERRNCDTRNGSNKSDFDWHQDALSKSLQQNLPSRSVSKPSLFSSVQLYRQSSKMCGTVFTGASRFRCRQCSAAYDTLVELTVHMNETGHYQDDNRKKDKLRPTSYSKPRKRAFQDMDKEDAQKVLKCMFCGDSFDSLQDLSVHMIKTKHYQKVPLKEPVPTISSKMVTPAKKRVFDVNRPCSPDSTTGSFADSFSQKNTNLQLSSNNRYGYQNGASYTWQFEACKSQILKCMECGSSHDTLQQLTTHMMVTGHFLKVTSSASKKGKQLVLDPLAVEKMQSLSEAPNSDSLAPKPSSNSVSDCTASTTELKKESKKERPEETSKDEKVVKSEDYDDPLQKPLDPTIKYQYLREEDLEDGSKGGGDILKSLENTVTTAINKAQNGAPSWSAYPSIHAAYQLSEGAKPPLPMGSQVLQIRPNLTNKLRPIAPKWKMMPLVSVPTHLAPYTQIKKESEDKDEAVKECGKESPHEEASSFSHSEGDSFRKSETPPEAKKTELGSLKEEDKLMKEGSEKEKPQPLEPTSALSNGCVLANHAPALPCINPLSALQSVLNNHLGKATEPLRSPSCSSPSSSTISMFHKSNLSVMDKPVLSPTSTRPASVSRRYLFENSDQPIDLTKSKSKKAESSQAQSCMSPPQKHALSDIADMVKVLPKATTPKPASSSRIPPMKLEMDVRRFEDVSSEVSTLHKRKGRQSNWNPQHLLILQAQFASSLFQTSEGKYLLSDLGPQERMQISKFTGLSMTTISHWLANVKYQLRKTGGTKFLKNMDKGHPIFYCSDCASQFRTPSTYISHLESHLGFQMKDMTRLSVDQQSKVEQEISRVSSAQRSPETIAVEEDTDSKFKCKLCCRTFVSKHAVKLHLSKTHSKSPEHHSQFVTDVDEE from the coding sequence GCTACGCCCAGGAGGAACAgctgaaagaagaggaggaaataaaagaagaagaggaagaggaggacagCAGTTCAGCAGCTCAACTGCAGGGTGGCAATGACACAGGGACGGACGAGGAGCTAGAAACGGGCCCAGAGCAAAAAGGCTGCTTCAGTTACCAGAACTCTCCGGGAAGTCATTTGTCCAATCAGGATGCCGAGAATGAGTCTCTGCTGAGCGACGCCAGTGATCAGGTGTCGGACATCAAGAGTGTCTGCGGCCGAGATGCCTCGGACAAGAAAGCAAATACTCACGTCAAGCTTCCAAACGAAGCACACAACTGCATGGATAAAATGACTGCTGTCTACGCCAACATCCTGTCGGATTCCTACTGGTCAGGCCTGGGCCTGGGCTTCAAGCTGTCCAGTAGTGAGAGGCGGAACTGTGACACCCGAAACGGCAGCAACAAGAGTGATTTTGACTGGCACCAAGACGCTCTGTCCAAAAGCCTGCAGCAGAACTTGCCTTCTAGGTCCGTCTCGAAACCCAGCCTGTTCAGCTCGGTGCAGTTGTACCGGCAGAGCAGCAAGATGTGCGGGACTGTGTTCACAGGGGCCAGCAGATTCCGGTGCCGACAGTGCAGCGCGGCCTATGACACCCTAGTCGAGTTGACTGTGCACATGAATGAAACGGGCCACTATCAAGATGACAACCGCAAAAAGGACAAGCTCAGACCCACAAGCTATTCAAAGCCCCGGAAAAGGGCTTTCCAGGATATGGACAAGGAGGATGCTCAAAAGGTTCTGAAATGTATGTTTTGTGGCGACTCCTTCGATTCCCTCCAAGATTTGAGCGTCCacatgattaaaacaaaacattaccaAAAAGTGCCTTTGAAGGAGCCAGTCCCAACCATTTCCTCGAAAATGGTCACCCCGGCGAAAAAACGCGTTTTTGATGTCAATCGGCCGTGTTCCCCCGATTCAACCACAGGATCTTTTGCAGATTCTTTTTCTCAGAAGAACACCAACTTGCAGTTGTCCTCCAACAACCGCTATGGCTACCAAAATGGAGCCAGCTACACCTGGCAGTTTGAGGCCTGCAAGTCCCAGATCTTAAAGTGCATGGAGTGTGGGAGCTCCCATGACACCTTGCAGCAGCTCACCACCCACATGATGGTCACAGGTCACTTTCTCAAGGTCACCAGCTCTGCCTCCAAGAAAGGGAAGCAGCTGGTATTAGACCCGCTAGCAGTGGAGAAAATGCAGTCGTTGTCCGAGGCCCCAAACAGTGATTCTCTGGCTCCCAAGCCATCCAGTAACTCAGTATCAGATTGTACAGCCTCTACAACTGAGCTAAAGAAAGAGAGTAAAAAAGAAAGGCCAGAGGAAACCAGCAAGGATGAGAAAGTCGTGAAAAGCGAGGACTATGATGATCCTCTACAAAAACCTTTAGACCCTACAATCAAATATCAATACCTGAGGGAGGAGGACTTGGAAGATGGCTCAAAGGGTGGAGGTGACATTTTGAAATCTTTGGAAAATACTGTCACCACAGCCATCAACAAAGCCCAAAACGGGGCCCCCAGCTGGAGTGCCTACCCCAGCATCCACGCAGCCTACCAGCTGTCTGAGGGCGCCAAGCCGCCTTTGCCTATGGGATCCCAGGTACTGCAGATCCGGCCTAATCTCACCAACAAGCTGAGGCCCATTGCACCAAAGTGGAAAATGATGCCACTCGTTTCTGTGCCCACACACCTGGCCCCTTACACTCAAATCAAGAAGGAGTCAGAAGACAAAGATGAAGCCGTGAAGGAGTGTGGGAAAGAAAGTCCCCATGAAGAGGCCTCATCTTTCAGCCACAGTGAGGGCGATTCTTTCCGCAAAAGCGAAACGCCTCCAGAAGCCAAAAAGACTGAGCTGGGTTCCCTGAAGGAGGAGGACAAGCTGATGAAAGAGGGCAGCGAGAAGGAGAAACCCCAGCCCCTGGAGCCTACGTCTGCTCTGAGCAACGGGTGCGTCCTCGCCAACCACGCCCCGGCCCTGCCATGCATCAACCCACTCAGCGCCCTGCAGTCCGTCCTGAACAATCACCTGGGCAAAGCCACGGAGCCCTTGCGCTCACCTTCCTGCTCCAGCCCAAGTTCAAGCACAATTTCCATGTTCCACAAGTCGAATCTCAGTGTCATGGACAAGCCGGTCTTGAGTCCCACCTCCACAAGGCCAGCCAGCGTGTCCAGGCGCTACCTGTTTGAGAACAGCGATCAGCCCATCGACCTGACCAAGTCCAAAAGCAAGAAAGCTGAGTCCTCGCAAGCACAATCCTGTATGTCCCCACCTCAGAAGCACGCTCTGTCTGACATCGCTGACATGGTGAAAGTCCTCCCCAAAGCCACCACCCCAAAGCCAGCCTCCTCTTCCAGGATCCCTCCCATGAAGCTGGAAATGGATGTCAGACGCTTTGAGGATGTCTCCAGTGAAGTCTCAACTTTGCATAAAAGAAAAGGCCGGCAGTCCAACTGGAATCCTCAGCATCTTCTGATTCTACAAGCCCAGTTTGCCTCAAGCCTCTTCCAGACATCAGAGGGCAAATACCTGCTGTCTGATCTGGGCCCACAAGAGCGTATGCAAATCTCGAAGTTTACGGGACTCTCAATGACCACTATCAGTCACTGGCTGGCCAACGTCAAGTACCAGCTTAGGAAAACGGGCGGGACAAAATTTCTAAAAAACATGGACAAAGGCCACCCCATCTTTTATTGCAGTGACTGTGCCTCCCAGTTCAGAACCCCTTCTACCTACATCAGTCACTTAGAATCTCACCTGGGTTTCCAAATGAAGGACATGACTCGCTTGTCAGTAGACCAGCAAAGCAAGGTGGAGCAAGAGATCTCCCGGGTATCGTCGGCTCAGAGGTCTCCGGAAACAATAGCTGTCGAAGAGGACACAGACTCTAAATTCAAGTGTAAGTTGTGCTGTCGGACATTTGTGAGCAAACATGCAGTAAAACTCCACCTAAGCAAAACGCACAGCAAGTCACCCGAACACCATTCACAGTTTGTAACAGACGTGGATGAAGAATAG